The Candidatus Woesearchaeota archaeon genome contains the following window.
ATGAAATCCGGGAGGATTTTTTCCAGGTTGTCAGGAAAAACATTGAATTCCTAGGGTTAAAAAATATAACTTTGAAGAATGGTGACATATACAAGGGCATTGATGAGAAAAATGTGGATTTGGTTACCCTGGACCTGCCTGAGCCGTGGAAGGTTATAGACCATGCGTCAAAGGCCCTGAAGAACGGGGGCTTCCTTGTGTCGTATTCGCCGTCAGTGCCGCAGATGGCTGACTTCGTCAATGCACTGCACGCCAGGGATGATTTTGTGCACGTCAAGACAATAGAAATAATTGAACGAAGCTGGGAAGTGGCTGAAAGGAAGGTCAGGCCGATGTCCAGGATGATAGGCCATACCGGATATTTGAGCTTTGCCAGAAGGGTTTAGCGAAGATTTTTATAATGAAAAAACAATATTAGCAAATAGCCAACTTAATTTCAAAATCAGGGGTGGTCCGAATGATAGCGTATGTTTTAATTGCCCTTAAGCACAGCGACGAGAAAAAAATCCAGACCCAGCTCCAGAAGCATAAGGAGGTCATGGATGTGCACATATTGTTTGGCGAGTGGGACATAATGGCAAAGGTGAATGTCAGTTCGCCTGAAGAGCTCGGGACCTTTGTCATGGAAAAGATCAGGAGCTTAAGCGAGGTCAAGCTTACAAGCACGCTCATAGTTGCCAAATAGCTTCTTCCTTAAAATGAAAAGGGAAATACGCGTCATCGGAATCGATGATGCGCCTTTTGACAAGTTCAGGGACAAAACAGCAATGCTAGTTGGCATTGTCTACCGCGGCGGGCAATTTATGGACGGTGTTTTGTCATCCAGGGCCAGAGTGGACGGGGAAGATGCCACAGGGAAAATTGCATCAATGGTCAAAAAATGCAAATTCCGCCCGCAATTGAGGTGCATATTTCTAAAGGGCATTGCTGTTGCAGGATTCAATGTGATTGACATCAACAGGCTCAGCAAGGCAACTGCGCTGCCAGTTATAGTAGTGATGCGCCGGGCTCCGAGGATAAAGGAGATGGCAGACGCTTTGGCCAAGATCGGGATGGAGAATAAGATTAAGCTTCTTGAAAACGCAGGCAAAATCCAAAAAATTGGCAAGCTGCATGTCCAAGTGGCCGGAACAACATTAAACAAGGCAGGGGAATTCCTGAAGCTGTCAGTTTCCCATGCACAGATACCTGAGCCGCTGAGAATTGCGCATCTTGTTGCAGGCGGGATAATTGATGGGGAAAGCAGAGGGCATGCGTGACTAATCAATTCTAACTTTATCCATAATACAGCTTGCCTTTTTCTTTCTGCTCCCTGTCAAGCTGGCTGCCGGGCTTGTTGGCCCTTGGCCTTTTGCTGATTTCATCCCTTCTGAAAGTTATGCCAATATCAGCCAGGAAAAGATTCATGCCTTTTTCCATGTCAAAGGGGCCCTTGGCAAGGCCGTGTAGGGCAGGCCTGCCCTGGAAAACCATGAGTTTTTCTGACAGGTAGTCAAGGAAAAGCAGGTCGTGGTCGACTACCAGGGCGGCAGTATCCTTTTCCTCCATGAAGCTCCTGATAACCTTTGAAACTGACAGCCTTTGCTCGACATCAAGGTAGGCTGATGGCTCGTCCAAGAGGTAAAGCTGCGCCTGCTTGGAAAGGCACAGCGCAATTGCCACCCTCTGCAATTCTCCCCCTGACAACTCGTTCAGCGGCTTAAGCAGAAGGGGCTGAATGCCCAATGGCTTTATGAGCTGGGCATCATATTTCCTGACAGCATCGTGCAAAACAGACATCACAAGGTCATCGCTGGCCTCAAGGTATTGCGGCTTGTATGAGACAACCACCTTATCTGTGATTTCACCTGCATCGGCATCCATTACCCCTGCAAGGATTTTTACAAAGCTTGTTTTTCCAATGCCATTTTCCCCGAGGATGCCAACTGTATCTCCACGGTGCAAAGTGCCTTCTGATGCCTCCAGCGAAAACTTGTCAAGGCTTTTCCTAATCCCCTGCCATGAAGTCAGGTAGCGCTCGCGCTCGATTTTTCTCGGCGGCCTTTCAAAATACTTTATTTTATGGTCGCGAAAACGGACATTTTCCTCCTTGAGATACCCCTCAAGATAGATGTTGATTCCTGCTTTTGTGGACTTGGGCTGGCTCACTACACCATACACACTTTCCTGGCCGTACATTAAATGGACCAGGTCAGTCATGTAGTCCAGGATAATCAGATCATGCTCCACAAGAAGGACTGCTGTGCTTTCATTTGCCAGTTCCCTGATGAAGGAGGCAACATTCAGCCTCTGCTTCACGTCGAGATAGGAGGTCGGCTCGTCAAAAATGTACAAGTTAGCTTTCTTTAGCGATGCGGCTGCCACGGCAACACGCTGCAGCTCCCCGCCTGAAATGTCTTTCAGCCTGTGCCCAAGGATTTCAACTAGCTCCAGGCGCTTGGCTACCCTTTCGAGCTGGCCCTTTTCGTCGACTTTTTTCAGCAGGTCCCCGACTTTGCCGTTGAATTGCCTTGGTATAAGGTCAACCTGCTGCGGCTTGTAGCTTATCTTAATTTCGCCTTTCAGGATTTTCTCAAAAAATACCTGGGCTTCGGTTCCCTTAAATCTCTCCAAGAGCTCGGCCTGGCCGATTTTTTTGTTCCTGTAATCCCCGAAATTCGGCTGTATGAGGCCAGCAAGTATTTTCAGGGCTGTTGATTTTCCAATTCCATTGATTCCCAAGATTCCAACCACCTTGCCAAACATTGGAGTGGGAAGGTTGTAAAGCGCAAACTGGTTTTCGCCGTAGCGATGGATTGGGTCCTGCTCCAAAGCCTCCGGAAGATTGATTATCTTAATTGCCTCCGGCGCTGCCTTGACACATATCCCGCAGCCTATGCATGTGAGCTCATCAATCAGAAGCCTTTTATCCGGGGCAATAGTGATGCATTCAGTGCCTGCCCTGTTTACCGGGCATAAGGACTGCACGTAAAGCTTCTTGTTCATGTCCTTTAGTTTCTCATTCTGGACAACTGCTATTCGGTTAGCCATGTAAAATTGGAAATAGCTGCTCTTAATAAATCCTATTGTGGGGCAAGGCAATCAGCCATGCAGTTGGCAAGAAAATCTGAGGAATCGCAGAAGCATGGATGATATTGATAGGGCGCGCCAATTAGGATAAGCCCTTTTCCCTTTCCCCGGGATAGCTTGTAAAATAGAGGAAAATATTGGCCAGGACAAATACAAGGATTATGAACAGATTGTTGGCATATTTGCCGCCTATGCCAATCCCGACCAAAAAGCCGATGAGCAGCAGTGCATGCGTATCTGAGTTGGGCCTTCCTGAGCGGAAAAGATAGAATGCAAAGACAATGCCCACAATGACTATCAAGTAAACCATGAAAGCGCTCTGGAACAGGACCTGTGAGATAAAAAAGCCTATCACCACGAAGAACATTGTAAGGATGCCAAACCAGTCTCCGGTAAATGCGGTCCTGCTGAATATTTTGTACAGGATTGTCCTGCCAATTTCACCCATGAGCTCCCATTTGGCCAGGTAATAATTCAGCACAAAAATCAAGAGTAAGGCAACCAGGAGATACGGGCCGATTGTAAGGCCAGTTGAGCTTTTCAGGAATTTGTAAAATAGCAAAATAAAGAAAAGCTCCACCACTACAATAAGAAATTTTCTGAGCCTCATTGCAGTGAAATGGTGCAAGTCCCTATTTATATTTTACTCAATGAAATGGTTACTCAATGAAAGGCAGGCCCCGTAGGTGGCCGCGGATTGCTTAGTTGCCGCATCCCAACAGGCTGGTTCAGCCACTGACATACAGCTCAAATTCCTTCGGGGGGATGGACAGCCTGACTTCGTCTGCCTCTTTTCTTTTCATGCCAATCCAGGCTGTAATCAGCTCTTTTGGAAATACCCCTGTTGCTGTCAGGAATTCGTGGTCAGCTTCCAGTGCATCCAGGGATTCATAGAGCGATGATGGCACTGAAGGCAGCTTCAATTCACCCTTGTGCTCATAGGCATTGCCGTCAAATGGCTTTCCCGGGTCAATCTTGTTGATTATGCCATCAATTCCTGCCAACAGCATGGCGCTGAATGACAGGTAGGGATTTGCCATTGGGTCAGGCGTCCTGAATTCAATGCGCGTGGCCTTTTCCGACTTGGAGTAAGTGGGGATCCTTATTGCCGCACTCCTGTTTCTCCTTGAATAAACAAGGTTGACAGGCGCTTCAAACCCGGGCACCAGGCGCCTGTATGAGTTTGTTGTTGGAGCAATAAAGGCGCAAAGCGCAGGCGCGTGCCTGAGTATCCCTCCGATATACCACAAGGCCATTTGGCTCAGCCCGGCATAGCCGTTAGGGTCATAAAAAAGATTCTTGCCGTCTTTCCAAAGGCTCTGATGAACGTGCATGCCTGACCCATTGTCGCCGTAAAGAACCTTGGGCATGAATGTGGCAATTTTTCCGTTCTTGTGCGCAGCGTTTGTCACAATATACTTGTAGAACATCACCTTGTCAGCCATGGACAGCAATGAGGCAAATTTCATGTCAATCTCATTTTGCCCGCCGGTGGCTACTTCATGATGATGGTACTCAACTGAAATGCCAACAGACTGGAGATAGCGAGTTATCTCAGACCGCAGGGCATGCATGGTATCCATGGGCGGCGTGGGAAAATAGCCCTCCTTGTGGCGTATTTTATGGGATGTGCCATTTTCAGGCTTTCCTGAATTCCAGGGTGCTTCTTCAGAATCAATCTCGTGAAATGAGCTTTGCGCATTGACAGAATACCTTACACTGTCAAGGATAAAAAATTCCAGCTCAGGCCCAAAAAAAGCCTCGTCGGCAATTCCGAGCGATTTCATGTAGGCAAACGCTTTTATGGCAATGTTGCGGGGGTCTTTCAGATACATGGAAAGAGTCTCGGGGTCTGCTGTGTTTCCAATCATTGTTATGGTATTGGGCATAAATGGGTCCAGCACTGCAGTTTTGGGGTCAGGGAACAGCAGCATGTCGCTTTCATGGATTTCCTGAAAGCCCCTGATTGAGCTTCCGTCATAGCCGATGCCGTGCTGGAATATGGTTGCATCCTTTTCAGTCCTTCCGAATTCTGCAATCGGCACACTGAAATGCTGCCACCTTCCGTGCAGGTCTGTAAACCTGATGTCAATTTCCTGTATGTTATTCAGGCGGACAAGCTCGAAGAAATTCTTTAGGGCCAGCGTGCTGGCATTGATGTTTATTTCTGCCCTGTGCACCTTTGGCACAACAGCCATCTCGGTCATTTCAGACTCCATTTTTTCCCCTCCACAAAATTGCAGCCACATGGCTAGCAAGTAAGTTGCCTGTAAAATAGTCTTAAGGAATTGACAAACAGAAATCAGGGCCGGCTGCAAAATTTTGGATTGACAGCTTAACGCGCCTCAATCTCATCTTCCATGCCCATGTCAGGCATATCATCCTCAAGGTAGCTGACCAAATCCAGATGCATGGTATCAAATCTTGAAATATCCTGCATCATTGCCGGATCCTGCGCAAGCTGTTTGGCTGTCCTCATCCATTCCAGGAATTTTAAACAATATAAATAATTTTGTGGTTTTTACTGTATCATTTGTTTACATAAAAAAGTTAATTTTAAATATATGTTTCAATTAATTGAATTAAACCTGCTATAACTAAACAATTGATGCGTATGGAAATCGACGACACGGACAAAAAGATCCTGGGAGTGCTGCAGGACAATGCCAAGCTCTCCTACAGGCAAATATGCAAAAAAGTAGGGGTATCCGTTGCAACTGTGATGCACCGCGTGAAAAAGCTGGAGCAGTCAGGCATAATTAAGAAGTACAGCGCCCTGTTGGATTATGACAGGCTGGGCTACGACGTTCCTGTGATGATAGAGATCAGGGTTGCAAAGGGAAAGCTGTTCAATGTTGAAAACAAGATTGCGACCCATCCAAATGTATTCGCGGTGTATGACAAGACGGGCGATTTTGATTCAACCATAATTGCCAGATTCAAGAACAGGAAAAGCATGGATGCCTTCCTGAAGAAAATCCAGACCTATGATTTTATTGAAAGGACTGAAACACAACTTATTCTGAATACAATCAAGGAAGAAGGCACAAAGCTATGAGCGTTTCAGAAAATATTGCTATGGTGAATGGAAGAATAGCAAGCGCTGCGGCCAGATCAGGAAGAAACTCCTCTCAGATAAGACTGGTCGCTGTCACAAAATATGCGGATGCTGGCCAAATAAAGGAAGCCATTGCCCAGGGAGTGCAAATAATCGGCGAGAACAGGATTCAGGATGCAGTTGAAAAAATTAAGGGCCTGCCAAAAGTCGAAAAGCATTTCCTGGGTGCCGTGCAGAGCAATAAAATCAGGCTTATAGCGCAATACTTTGACTGCGTCCAGTCAATAAGCTCGATTGGGGCGGCGAGAAAGCTCGACCAAGAATGCAGGATGCTTGGAAAGGCCATGCCTGTCCTTGTCGAGGTGAACATTGGAAAGGAGGAAACCAAGCACGGCGTGATTCCTGAAAATGCGCTTGAGCTTTGCAATGGCGTGACAAAATTCCTGAATCTTAGGCTGGAAGGCCTGATGTGCATTGCGCCGTATTTTGATAAAAAAGAAATTGAAAAAACACGGCCATATTTCAGGCAGATGAAGGAATTGAATGAGAAAATTGGCCTGAAATGGATTTCAATGGGAATGAGCAATGATTTTGAGATTGCGATTGAGGAAGGGAGTACCATGGTCAGAATTGGCAGAATGATATTCAACCAGGGTTAAAATTGAGTGTTGAGGTTTCTTTTACTATTCCATAAGAGTTATAAATCTGTGGTTTGAATCTTATCTTTATGGGGATGCGAGAAAATTATAGGGTTTTGGTTCTGTATTTTGATGGGCCCAATGTTGGAATTTTCAATAACGAGCTTTACCAAGGGCGCATGCCGCACCTGGAAAGAAATGTAATGGATAGGGAATTCATAACCGTCCGAAATGCAGTCACGGTCAGCCCATCATCCACACAGGAAGCTGGTCAAGCAGCAAGCACAGGCTCG
Protein-coding sequences here:
- a CDS encoding tRNA (adenine-N1)-methyltransferase; the encoded protein is MPSRILIADKGRKFFVKDISKDYHCQFGFVSAKDLKRKSGKVSTNTGKELHIFEPSFIDVYRKIRRDAQIVAQKDIGLIIAETGLNSKSIAVDAGAGSGAMCCFLANIAKKVTAYEIREDFFQVVRKNIEFLGLKNITLKNGDIYKGIDEKNVDLVTLDLPEPWKVIDHASKALKNGGFLVSYSPSVPQMADFVNALHARDDFVHVKTIEIIERSWEVAERKVRPMSRMIGHTGYLSFARRV
- a CDS encoding Lrp/AsnC ligand binding domain-containing protein; amino-acid sequence: MIAYVLIALKHSDEKKIQTQLQKHKEVMDVHILFGEWDIMAKVNVSSPEELGTFVMEKIRSLSEVKLTSTLIVAK
- a CDS encoding DUF99 family protein translates to MKREIRVIGIDDAPFDKFRDKTAMLVGIVYRGGQFMDGVLSSRARVDGEDATGKIASMVKKCKFRPQLRCIFLKGIAVAGFNVIDINRLSKATALPVIVVMRRAPRIKEMADALAKIGMENKIKLLENAGKIQKIGKLHVQVAGTTLNKAGEFLKLSVSHAQIPEPLRIAHLVAGGIIDGESRGHA
- a CDS encoding ribosome biogenesis/translation initiation ATPase RLI, whose protein sequence is MANRIAVVQNEKLKDMNKKLYVQSLCPVNRAGTECITIAPDKRLLIDELTCIGCGICVKAAPEAIKIINLPEALEQDPIHRYGENQFALYNLPTPMFGKVVGILGINGIGKSTALKILAGLIQPNFGDYRNKKIGQAELLERFKGTEAQVFFEKILKGEIKISYKPQQVDLIPRQFNGKVGDLLKKVDEKGQLERVAKRLELVEILGHRLKDISGGELQRVAVAAASLKKANLYIFDEPTSYLDVKQRLNVASFIRELANESTAVLLVEHDLIILDYMTDLVHLMYGQESVYGVVSQPKSTKAGINIYLEGYLKEENVRFRDHKIKYFERPPRKIERERYLTSWQGIRKSLDKFSLEASEGTLHRGDTVGILGENGIGKTSFVKILAGVMDADAGEITDKVVVSYKPQYLEASDDLVMSVLHDAVRKYDAQLIKPLGIQPLLLKPLNELSGGELQRVAIALCLSKQAQLYLLDEPSAYLDVEQRLSVSKVIRSFMEEKDTAALVVDHDLLFLDYLSEKLMVFQGRPALHGLAKGPFDMEKGMNLFLADIGITFRRDEISKRPRANKPGSQLDREQKEKGKLYYG
- the glnA gene encoding type I glutamate--ammonia ligase — its product is MTEMAVVPKVHRAEININASTLALKNFFELVRLNNIQEIDIRFTDLHGRWQHFSVPIAEFGRTEKDATIFQHGIGYDGSSIRGFQEIHESDMLLFPDPKTAVLDPFMPNTITMIGNTADPETLSMYLKDPRNIAIKAFAYMKSLGIADEAFFGPELEFFILDSVRYSVNAQSSFHEIDSEEAPWNSGKPENGTSHKIRHKEGYFPTPPMDTMHALRSEITRYLQSVGISVEYHHHEVATGGQNEIDMKFASLLSMADKVMFYKYIVTNAAHKNGKIATFMPKVLYGDNGSGMHVHQSLWKDGKNLFYDPNGYAGLSQMALWYIGGILRHAPALCAFIAPTTNSYRRLVPGFEAPVNLVYSRRNRSAAIRIPTYSKSEKATRIEFRTPDPMANPYLSFSAMLLAGIDGIINKIDPGKPFDGNAYEHKGELKLPSVPSSLYESLDALEADHEFLTATGVFPKELITAWIGMKRKEADEVRLSIPPKEFELYVSG
- a CDS encoding Lrp/AsnC family transcriptional regulator gives rise to the protein MEIDDTDKKILGVLQDNAKLSYRQICKKVGVSVATVMHRVKKLEQSGIIKKYSALLDYDRLGYDVPVMIEIRVAKGKLFNVENKIATHPNVFAVYDKTGDFDSTIIARFKNRKSMDAFLKKIQTYDFIERTETQLILNTIKEEGTKL
- a CDS encoding YggS family pyridoxal phosphate-dependent enzyme; its protein translation is MSVSENIAMVNGRIASAAARSGRNSSQIRLVAVTKYADAGQIKEAIAQGVQIIGENRIQDAVEKIKGLPKVEKHFLGAVQSNKIRLIAQYFDCVQSISSIGAARKLDQECRMLGKAMPVLVEVNIGKEETKHGVIPENALELCNGVTKFLNLRLEGLMCIAPYFDKKEIEKTRPYFRQMKELNEKIGLKWISMGMSNDFEIAIEEGSTMVRIGRMIFNQG